The genomic interval gtgttgttctgtgtgtttttcacAGGGAGTTATAGCCAAGAATGGAACAGTACCACAGCTATAAGCAGCCCTGACTTAAATAATTGCACTGCCTGTTCCTGTACTAACGAGCCTCCAGCTACACCCACTTCCAGCTCCAGCAACTTTTCTCTCACCCTGGGCATCCTCACAGTCACATGGACCAATAAGTGTAAAGGCACTGTGTACCTGGCCCCATATCTTACTTTCAACAGCTCTTCCCTGCCTTTCTGCCACAGCCAGGAGATCCAAGTCCAGGGGATTTTGGGAAATGTGTGTCGGAACCTTAGAGGCTGTAAAGGAGAGCCAAAATGGGGGAGTTCCAGtgaggaacaggaggaaggTTACAAGATTACTGAGAAAGGACTGAACAAAACTGACTGCAGGACACGTCAGGTCAAATGCAAAGGTTTGTGTCAGCCATCTCCAGATTATACTGTAAAGGTGTGTAAGAAGGTTATACTCAACAGCTT from Girardinichthys multiradiatus isolate DD_20200921_A chromosome 5, DD_fGirMul_XY1, whole genome shotgun sequence carries:
- the LOC124868053 gene encoding uncharacterized protein LOC124868053 isoform X1, translated to MDLSAVLIIAAYSLVSAGSYSQEWNSTTAISSPDLNNCTACSCTNEPPATPTSSSSNFSLTLGILTVTWTNKCKGTVYLAPYLTFNSSSLPFCHSQEIQVQGILGNVCRNLRGCKGEPKWGSSSEEQEEGYKITEKGLNKTDCRTRQVKCKVEELPDFEGQLQTYKVVTALLTIVLLVLLLIRFTRPTVMALQKRLSDRRQNRWVGPTQSHSVSYHRGKSAVKNDDEEKRFSYPALERLTIGESSPSCNRNLYHF
- the LOC124868053 gene encoding uncharacterized protein LOC124868053 isoform X2, with translation MDLSAVLIIAAYSLVSAGSYSQEWNSTTAISSPDLNNCTACSCTNEPPATPTSSSSNFSLTLGILTVTWTNKCKGTVYLAPYLTFNSSSLPFCHSQEIQVQGILGNVCRNLRGCKGEPKWGSSSEEQEEGYKITEKGLNKTDCRTRQVKCKVEELPDFEGQLQTYKVVTALLTIVLLVLLLIRFTRPTVMALQKRFSYHRGKSAVKNDDEEKRFSYPALERLTIGESSPSCNRNLYHF